The DNA segment TTCCCTGTAGGAATGCTGACTATCTTAAATCCTATCCTCCTTCCCCCTTCCCTTACTTCCGGACAATAAAATCCTACAACCGTGTAGTTTCTTTTAATTAATTCTTTTACTACGTATATTAAAATAGTGGTCTTTCCAACTCCAGGTTTTCCGGTTATGAAAAATCTCATGAATAAATTAAAGGAATAAAGTTTAAGATTATTTGCTTCGACTATTTTGTATGAAGATTCAAGAAATAGAACCAATCGTGTTAACTTCTAAAGAGAAAGGAGGAGCAACCTGGGCTTCAACAATGATTTTAGTCAGAGTTACAACATCTAACGGTGCAGTAGGCTATGGAGAAGCTGTTCCTACGCTGAGGGTAATTTCGGTATATAACGCAATAAAACAAGTTTCAAAGACGTTTATAGGAAAAGAAGTGGAGGAAGTCGAGAAAAATTACCACGAATGGTATAAACAAGATTTTTACTTGGCTAGGTCTTTTGAATCCGCAACAGCAGTTTCTGCAATAGATATTGCCTCATGGGACATTTTAGGTAAGGAGTTGGGTTCTCCTATTTACAAGCTTTTGGGAGGAAAGTTTAGAGACAAAGTTTTAGTTTACGCTAACGGCTGGTATTCAGATTGCGTTACCCCAGAGGACTTCGCAAACAAAGCAAAGGAGGTTGTAAAAATGGGTTATAAAGGGCTAAAGTTTGATCCCTTTGGCCAATATTACGATTGGATAGACGAGAAAGGATTAAGAGAAGCAGAGGAAAGGGTTAAGGCTGTAAGGGAAGCTGTAGGAGACGAAGTTTACATCATGATTGAACATCACGGTAGGTTTAACGCTAATTCTGCAATAAAAATTGCGCATGTACTGGAAAAATACAATCCACTCTTCATGGAAGAGCCTGTTCATCACGAGGACATTGAAGGTTATAAAAAGTATCGTTCATCAACTAAGGTTACAGTAGCCCTAGGAGAGAGGTTAATAAGCCTAAAGGAGGCTATGTTCTACATAGATAATAGGCTAGCTGACGTTTTACAGCCAGACATTACAAACATTGGTGGAGTTACAATTGCAAGGAAAGTGGTAGCTTTAGCTGAGGCAAACGACGTAGAAATTGCATTCCATAACGCTTTTGGTTCTATACAGAACGCTGTCTCTATTCAGTTAAGTGCAGTTATTCCTAACCTCTTAATCCTGGAGAACTTTTACGATTGGTTCCCTCAATGGAAGAGAGACCTGGTCTATAACGGGACTCCAGTAGAAGACGGTTACGTAAAAGTTCCGGAAAAGCCGGGTATAGGAGTTGACGTTAACGAGAAGCTCTTGGAAGAACTTAAGGCCGAACCAATTCCTTTAGAAGTTGGAGAAGAACCGGTTTGGGTGGTTAAAAACACTTGGAGGGGATACTAAATGGAGATTATAGTTCCTATTCTAACTCCTTTTAATGAAAAAGGAGAAATCGACGGAGAGAAAGTTAAGACTCACGTGGAGAACTTGTTAAGGAAAGGAGTTGATATAATCTTCGTTAACGGCACAACTGGTGTAGGTCCTGCGTTATCTAAAGATGAGAAAAGGAAAATGTTGGACTACGTTCTCGACGTTACTAATAAGGTAATATTCCAAGTGGGTTCCCTTAATATGAAGGAAGTTTTGGAGTTAGTAAATTATGCTAATGAGAAGGATTTAATTGCAGTTGCCTCTTATCCTCCTTTTTATTTTTCAATTCCAAAGGATTTCATAGTAAAGTACTTCAAGGAAATATGTAAAGCGAGCAAGCACCCCGTTTACCTTTATAATTATCCTGGGGCAACTGGTAAGGACGTTGATGTAAACCTTGCTAAGGAAATAGACTGTATAAAAGGCGTTAAGGATACTAATCCTGATTTTGCTCACACAATAAGGTACAAGGAATTAGGAATAAAGACGTACAACGGTTTAGAAAATCTCGCAATTGCTTCACTTAGCATTCTAGACGGCACAGTAGTAGGTGCAGGGAATTACATGCCAGAATTATTCTCTCAGTTGAGAGAATACATAAAGGCTGGAGACATGAGAAAAGCACTGGATTTGCAGTTAAAGATAGACGAAATTGATGGAACTACGATTCCCTACGGTAAGATCTCCTCAATGTACTACCTAGTGAAAGAACTTCAAGGCTATGACGTTGGAGTACCTAGACCTCCAATGTACCCATTAGAGGAAAATAAAGCGAAAGAATTGGTAGAAAAGGTTAGAAAAATATGGAATAAATCTGAGTAAAGAGGATAGAATAGGAGAAATAAAATTATGGATGTTGAGATGTATTTAGAAAAACACCAATTACTTTAGTTTATTTTTCAGCCCATCAAGACAGGCTTTACAACAAGCGTAATAAGTTTTCCTACCTTTTTTAAGAATTAAAGGAGACCCCCTAATTACTCCACCACAATAATCACACCTCATCTCAACTCTAACGTTGATTTTACCAACCTTTTTATGCGAGAGAAATAAGTACTTCTTCTCATCATTTATCTTTTTGAGTTCCTCCTCGAGCTCGTTTAAATCCCTAGCATGAATAACTGCCATTATATTTCCGTCTATCAGTTCAAAGCATTCAGCATTTTGAGGACATTTACTCGTTACCACAAAGGCTGTTACTCCTTCGTTATATTCTACAGTAAATTTTATTCCCTTTTCTTGGAGAGAAGTAATAATCCTAGATACTGTAGATCTACTCACTTTGAGCTTCTTTGCAATTTCACTTACTGGTATTCTAGAGTTCTCCTTCAACAGTTGTAACACTCTGTATTCAAGATCCCCAAGTTTTACTTCATTTGTTTCATAGTTCACGTAAGTCATTTTACATTTTGAACCTAATATTTCTTTCTCTTTTTTACTATTTGTTAAAAATAAAATATTAAAAGAGACGAAAGTATATATAAAATTATGATAGACCCGGTTTGCGGAATGGAAGTAGATGAAAACTCTAAGTATAAGACAATGTATAAAGGTAAGGTGTATTACTTTTGTTCACCCCATTGCATGAAAGCCTTCCAGAAAGATCCTGAGAAGTACTTAAAGGAAGGGCCTAAGGGAATGCCCAATGAGTAAAGAGGAGGGTGAAAAATTAAGGATAAAGAAAGAGGAGGAATTGAAAGTAGTCGGAATGCATTGTGCTACTTGCGTAAGTACTGTATCTAAATCAATTAAGAGCGTAAAAGGAGTAAAAGACGCAAACGTAAATCTCGCTTCTGGAATTGCTAGAGTAGAAATTGAGAACGCAAGACTTAAGGACATAGTTGAGGCAATAAAGAAGGCGGGCTATGACGTTGTTACACAGAAAATCAGCTTTAAGGTAGACATTAACCCTGAGGATGCAAGGAAGATTGAGGAAAAAGTTGAGGAGATAAAAGGAGTAATAAAAGCCAGCGTTAACCCAACTAACGGTTACGTAATAGTGGAGTTCAATCCTTACTCCATAACCTCAGACGAGTTGGCTGAAGAAATCTACAAAAAGACTGGGCACAAAGTGACCAAGGTTAAGAGCGAAGTAACTAACAAGAGTGAAGTTAAAGAAATGCTTGAGAGACTCATTATAGCATGGATTTTTACAATTCCTACATTATATTTCCAATACTCCGGATTACTTTTCATAGCATTCCTTACCTCAATTCCTGTTCAATTCTACGCAGGATTAAGGTATCATTTAGGAGCGTATAGGGCATTAAAGAATAAAACTGCAAACATGGATACTTTAGTTTCCCTCTCAACTAACGTAGCTTGGTTTTACAGCGTTTATGCCCTAATAGTTCATCAGCAAGTGTTCTTTGACGTTGCCTCTCTCTTAATCTCTTTCATATTAATAGGAAAAACTCTGGAAGCTTACTTGAAGGAAAGGATATCAGTGCAAATAACTTCACTAAAGGAAGTGAAAGCAACGTTAGCTGACGGAAGAATAGTTAAAGCAAGCGAGTTAAAAGTAGGAGACGAGATTATAGTTAAGTCAGGAGAAGTAATACCCGCAGATGGAATAGTTGATGAAGGTAGTGGAGAAGTTAATGAATCCATAGTAAACGGTGAAAGTTTACCGGTAAAGAAAAAGAAAGGAGATGCAGTAATAGGAGGTTCGACTTTAATTTCCGGTTACCTAAAGGTTTACGTTACTAGGGCAGGAGAGAGGACTTACATTTCACAAGTTGTTGAGGCAGTAAACCAAGCACAAACTGCAAGGTTACCTATACAAAACTTGGTAGATAAGGTTGCGTCAATATTTACTCCCTTAATAATAGGAATATCGGCAATAGTGTTCGTAGTTTGGAGATTTATACTAGGATATAGCACAGAGGAATCCTTGTTATTCTCTGTAGCAACTTTGGCCTCAGCTTGCCCTTGCCCATTTGGTTTAGCTACACCACTTGCTGTATTAACTTCCGTAAATAGGTTGGCAAAAAAGGGGATAATAGTGAGGAACGGCGAAAGTTTAGAAACGCTGAAAAAAGTCGATACTTTCATTTTTGATAAGACTGGGACTATTACTGAAGGTAAGATAAGTGTAAGGGCTGAAGGAGATAAAGACGCAATATCTTACGCCTCTGCTTTAGAAAAAATGAGCAACCACACCGTAGCTAAGGCAATATCTTCGATTTCTAACGGGTCATTTGAGGTTAAGGATTTTACAGAATTTCCTGGCTCTGGAGTTTATGGTAAAGTTAACGGTCATGACGTTATTGTAGGCAAAAGGGAGTTCGTATTGCAGAACTGTGAAGGAGAAGGTAAAGGAGACGTATTAGTTTGCGTTGACGGTAAAGTTTCAGCGTCTTTTTACTTGGAAGATAAAATAAGGGAAGATGCAGTCAAAGTTATAGAGCACTTGAAGAGAATGGGGAAGAGGATAATTATTGCCACAGGAGATACAAGCGAAAATGCTGAAAAAGTTGGTAAAGAACTTGGAGTTGAGGTCATAAAGGGATTATCTGCAGACGAAAAAGCGGAGTTGGTTAAAAGTGAAGTTAATAAAGGGAGGATAGTTGCCTTTATAGGAGATGGAGTGAACGACGCAATTGCTCTTAAAGAAGCTAATGTTGGAATCGCTATTTCCTCAGGAACTGACATTGCAAAATATGCTGGAGATATTATTATTCCTAAGGTAGGAGATTTACTCACGTTACTAGAGTACTCCAAGTTAACTGTGAGGAAAATAAAGGAAAACTTAGCCTGGGCATTTGGTTATAATTCTATACTAGTGCCGATAGCTGCAGGGATACTTTATCCTACGTTATATTTACCTCCAGAATATGCAGCATTGGCAATGTCCATGGATAGCGTAGCAGTATCATTATGGTCTCTAGTTAAGATTTGAAAGTTAGTTAAACTAAGAGTTTTTGAGGCAATAAATGAGTTAGGAAAAGTATTTGATGAAGCACAATACCTAAGTGTAGATGTTAAACCCCTTTTAGCTCACGCATACTCACGGGAAGCGAAGTAGGTTTGCTACACGATTTCATAGGTATAAACGATCCAAGTTAGGACTTTTATGGTAGGTATTACATAAGCGTTGGATTAAAGCCTTTCGACCTTGTAGGCAGGTTTTAAGGAGTTAGGATTAAAGATTCAGTGTTAGATAAAGCTGTCTCTGAACTTGACGGTATAGGTAGGTTGGTTGATGTATTTAGGTAAGTTATATTTAGAGAAAGGGGAGGAAGCAATTGATGAGGTAAAGTCATTGAGTTCTAAAATCGTGAAGAAGGAATTAGATGAGGCTTTCTCTAGAAGCCCGCATTACGCATTAAAATAGCCAATTTAGGTAAGGCTAGTGGAAGAATATTCTGACTTCCTCCCCGCCCTAAAGGGCGAGGCTTTCGCTCCCTTAATCCCTGCTTTTTGTAAATTACGTTATTGTTCAGAAAGGGAAGAACAACGTCTACCATCTCTAGAGATTTAAAGAATTTACTTAAAATGGATTTTATAGAAAAAGAACGAGTATAAGATTGCAGACCCAATAGTGAGGTACATGTTATTATTAGAAGAATATTAGATTCACAAATAATATATGATTAAGTATATTTTACTCTTAACTGGTGGCTATTACAACCAGTTTTCTAACATCTTCTTTCAATTTTATAACTTCTTTCTCATTTAGACTAATTTCATGAAATCCCTCAACATGAAGAGTCCACGCGTTTTTCCATTGAATTGCAATTTCGGGATATTTATTTCGTAACAATCTAGAAGCTTTAAATAAGCTTTCACTTTCCCATCTTCCCTTATTTTCAACCTCTTTAATTATTTCTTTTAGGTTATTTTCTATAACCAGGAGCTTTATTGCTTCCTCAGCAGCCTTATAATACTTCTCACAAGCTTGAACAAGGTCACCCTTTGAAAGTAATTCTTCTGCCTCCTCGTAGTATACTTCAGCACTTATAGTTATGCTCATCCTATATTAGTTAAGAAAGATTAGTATTTAATCTTTCACTAAAAGAAAAGTGAAACCTTAAAAATACACAAAAATAATTTTGTGCGAAATCTAAGAAAGCCTATCGTAATCATTTTTAGGAATTTTCGTAGTTTACGCATTGCTAGAGCTGCTAGCTGACTTCCTCTTGGTTCCCTCCAAAGGGCTGAGTCCTTTTTCATGTTAATAGAAAACTTTTTATATTCGTTTATAATGCTTTTGTCGATAAAAAGATGATCTCTCACGCCGATGTGGGCTATGCCCAAAAGGGTGGGAGGGATTACGGAGATGTGAGCCCCGTGCCGTTGGGCTCTAAGGAGTCCCATGACCCACCTAAAAGGTGGTTGAGGGCTAAGTCCCTACACTTGATCATGATTGAAGATAAAATGAATGAAATGAAAGTGTAGGGACAAACGGGTAGTCAAGAGGGTCAGAGAACCATTTGAGGGGACTTTCATACTCTCGCCCTTCACTCGAGCTGGGGAGTTACTAAAAACTTTCTTGGGTTATCCATCCCTTTCATCCCTTAATCCCATTTTTGTAATATGAGGTTTGCTAATTGCTTCCAGCATCATAATGAGAAGTTTTCATCCGCAAGACTGTAACACTTTTACGAATCGTTATTTTTAATCATTTCTAAATACCGTTTTGAACAATTATATTGTTATGTCTATATAATATTACACTGTATTTTTACTAATGATCTCCCAACTGATGACTGCTCACAATGGTGGTGGTGTTTCCCTCGGAGGGTGTATGATCCATTAAGCCCGTGAGAAGTTACGTCACGGGTAAACACTACCAAGGTTCTTTGCTTTTACTTTTTACGCATTGTATAACTTTATCTACATCTACCTCAATTCCATAAGTAGAAATGAATTTCTTAAACTTCTGTAGCACTTTTTCCAGTCTTTTTATAACCGCGTCGCTTATCCCAGGCCAGTCTATGTATTCCGGTTTTATTCCCACAATATACGCCTCTTTAGGCCTGTTATTAGCTCTTGCAGATAAAGATAATACTTGTAACGGAGTTAATCTATGCGGGTCTGTTATCTCTACGAAATCGGCTTCGTCTAAATTGACCTTAAATATTCCTTCCTCTTCATCCATTTGCACAATGTCTATAAAAAATACTATGTCCCCATTTTCTATTGCCGAAAGAGCTTGAAAGCCATTAGCACCAGCATCAAATGCAGGTAACCCCAATTCTTCCATGCAGGCAGCAGTTAGTGAACCAACTGCGTCGTCTCCGTAAAGTCTATTTCCTAGACCTATGATTTTAACAGCCAATTTACCTTCTCCTCCACCTTGGCATTAAGCTTTGCGATATTTTCGTCATTATAATCTCCCCTAAAATATAAGGCGTATACTTTGTTCACCACAGAGAAGATTAGAAGACCGTAAGCTACGTCTTCTAAATAATACCTGCCGTCTAATCCAGGTCTTAATAATTCTAACATTTCCCACTTATCTTTAGTCTCAAGAATTATTTCCTTTTCACTTATACCTTCTGGGGCATATCTACTACTTCCTACTAATAATACTTTTTCTGGGGATAACTTTCTTACTTCCTCCGCCGCGGCTATAGGATCCATACCGAGGTCTAGGACAAAATCCTTATCTTTCCACATCTCGTAAACTTTCTCTACAACTAATCCATCCGGTGTAGCAGAAAAGGGAATAAAACCTACAACTAACTTCATTTATTACCAGCCCGTATTTTTCTTATCAAATCTAGGAGATCTTTCGCCTCATATTCCTTAAGCATTCTATCCAAATTAACCTCCTCAGGGGTTGTCTTTATGTCGTAAATTGCTGAGAGTAATTCTTGTTTTATTGGTCTCGTTATTTCCTCTTTAATTGCGTCCTTAAAGGCTAGCAATTCTTGGACAAGCTTTATTATTTCGCTCATTTTTCATCACTAGCATATTCTAGGTACGATATCTCCTGTGGGCATTTCTAATATTTTTGCTCCCCCTACTGCAGTCTTTGCAATAACTATCCCTTTCTCGCTTTTAGGTTCAACTACATATCCAATACTTGCAGGCTCAAATCCTAAGCTTTTTAAAGTTTCCAGAACTTCATCCTCAACTTTACTATCCACTGCTAGTACACCAACGCCTTCACTGGCTAGATTTAACGGATCCAGTCCGGTAATTTCGGTTATGGCTTTAACTTCCTCTAATACTGGGACTTTTGCTTCTTCAATTACTATTACGTTACCTGTTAACTGTGCCCACTCATTTAATGTAGCGGCTAATCCGCCTCTTGTAGGGTCTCTTGCAGCGTGAATATAGCCTTTAAACTTGTTAAATACCTCAAGTAATTCGAACAATGGTCTTACATCGCTTTTAAGGTTTGTAGATATATTATATTGCATTGCAGCGATTACTGCACCGTGAACTCCTACAGGCCCGGTAACAATTATTTTATCTCCAGGTTTTATAGCGTCTACTATAGGACTTCCAGTTTCGACAACTCCTAGGCCTACTGTGTTTATAATGATAGAATTCTTCATAGCCGTTTCTTCGATTACCTTAAAGTCTCCACCCACCAGAGGAATATTATATTTTTTTAATAATTCTATCATAGATCCAGTAATCTTTTCAAGGTCATCAATTGGAAATCCTTCAGAAACTACAATTGAGTCCAACATGGCTATTGGTTTTGCTCCCATCATTATTACGTCATTTAAGGTACCGGAGACGGCAAGGTATCCTATATCTCCACCCGGAAAGAAATAGGGATTTACAGTGTGAGAATCTGTGGCAACTACAAGGTTATTTTGGAGAACTGCTCCATCGTCTGGATAATCTATTCCCACACCTCCTTTTACCCTCTTTAGCTCTAGTGGAAGTCTAGAAAAGAAGAGCCTCTGTAATAGTTGCTGAGTTTCTTTACCTCCATTACCATGAGAAATCTGTATTTTATTATATGACATTCTTCATCAACTCTCTAAAATTTTCATAGCTTCTTTGAAGAACTCATCAGCGGCCTTTTTCGCTTCCTCTTCAGATTTGCCCATGATTTCCTCAGTTCTCTGGATTTCTTCTGCTATGAATTTTAAATTCTCTATAACTCCTTCCTTAGATAATTTTTCTATTATAACTCCAGCGTGAACCATTACATAATCTCCAGGTTTAAGGTTATCCACACCTATTGCAACCTTCTTTATAGTTCCTCCACCTAAATCTACTTCAGCTATCACATCTGAATCAATAGCTACTACCTTTGCGGGAACTGCCCAACACATCTTATTTCACCTCCGAAACAATTTTAGTAATCCTTTCCGTAGAACCGAATCTGGCCCAAACGGCACATGCTCCTTCCATGGACACCATACACGGTCCCCAAGGTCTTGCAGGAGTACAGGCTTTCATAAACATAGGACAGTCTGTAGGGTATGCAATACCTAAGGTTACCTCATTACATCTGCATCCAGGAGGCAAATCATAATCCCACGGCTTCTCTTTTATTCCTAATTGTTCCCTTGCATTATACATGGAATATTCCTCTCTTAAATCCAAACCGCTCTTCGGTATGGAACCTATGCCTCTCCATATGGCATCAACTGGTTTGAAGACCTTATTTATTTCAACTTGTGCAAACACATTTCCTTGGTATTTTACTACTCTTTTATATTCCAAGTTCGTGTAAGTTATCTCTCCTGAATGCAAGTCTTGGAGTATTTTTAGAACTCCAGCTAAGACATCTATTGGTTCGAAACCAGTAACTACTGCTGGTATTTTATATTCCCTAGGGAAAAAGTCCCAGCTAATGGCACCAATTATGCTAGAAACGTGACCGGGACCAATAACTCCAGAAACAGGTACTAAGCCCTTGCTCTTGTGTAACCTAACAGCAAATTCGGCTGCAGGTGCTGTGAGTTTTAACGAAGAATAAAAGAGTAGGTTTTTAGGAACTTTTTCTTTCTCAAACAATACTGCATAGCTAGGAGTAGTAGTTTCGAATCCTATACCGAAAAATACTGAAGGCTTTCCGGACTTTTTAGCGTCTTCTATTGCGTCAACAAAACTGTAAACTATTCTTACATCAGCCCCCAAAGCTCTGGCAGCAGCTAAGCTACCTACCTCGTCCTTCTTATAATGTTTAACTGTAGGTAACTTGAATACATCCCCAAAAGTATAAACCGTATAACCTTCCATGGCTAATTTTATTACGTTCTCAATGTCACTGGACGGAGTAACACAAACTGGGCACCCAGGTCCTGGTATTAATTCTACTGTTTCTGGCATTAGAGCTCTTAATCCATAATGAGTAGTTACCCACTCATGTGACCCACAAAAATTCATTATCTTAATTTTTTCTCTGTCAATTTCTTTTGAAACTATCGGAGCTAATTTATGAATTTGCTCTGTAATAGATTTTGCGAGTTCGCTATTCTCTCTAAATAATGCATCAATCTGTTTTGGTAACTCCATAGCTACCACCTAATTAGTAATTTTCCGTCTTTAAAAATCTTTATTATAAATGAATTTATACTCTCCATTTCAGCTCTTAATGACTGTACTATTTTTGAGATCTCCTCATAACTGCCCCTATAGTAAATAGATATTAGAAATCTCGGATTTGCGTCATTAATCCTTGTGAAGCTGACTAGAGTATAGTTCCTATCTTCAACCCTACCTTTAGATATATTGAAGCCTCTAACGTCCCAGTCTTCGATCTTTGGCAAATTCAAGTCAAAATTCTTTTCATAATTTACGTTTAATTCTGCATAATCAACTCCAATATTTCCACTCTCTCTTAAAGCTCTCACCAATTCTCCCGCAGACAACTGAAAGTTTCCGAACTCGTGAGATACAACGGTAAAAGTCCTTGGTTGATAATAT comes from the Acidianus infernus genome and includes:
- a CDS encoding bifunctional 2-dehydro-3-deoxy-phosphogluconate/2-dehydro-3-deoxy-6-phosphogalactonate aldolase — translated: MEIIVPILTPFNEKGEIDGEKVKTHVENLLRKGVDIIFVNGTTGVGPALSKDEKRKMLDYVLDVTNKVIFQVGSLNMKEVLELVNYANEKDLIAVASYPPFYFSIPKDFIVKYFKEICKASKHPVYLYNYPGATGKDVDVNLAKEIDCIKGVKDTNPDFAHTIRYKELGIKTYNGLENLAIASLSILDGTVVGAGNYMPELFSQLREYIKAGDMRKALDLQLKIDEIDGTTIPYGKISSMYYLVKELQGYDVGVPRPPMYPLEENKAKELVEKVRKIWNKSE
- the hypE gene encoding hydrogenase expression/formation protein HypE, yielding MSYNKIQISHGNGGKETQQLLQRLFFSRLPLELKRVKGGVGIDYPDDGAVLQNNLVVATDSHTVNPYFFPGGDIGYLAVSGTLNDVIMMGAKPIAMLDSIVVSEGFPIDDLEKITGSMIELLKKYNIPLVGGDFKVIEETAMKNSIIINTVGLGVVETGSPIVDAIKPGDKIIVTGPVGVHGAVIAAMQYNISTNLKSDVRPLFELLEVFNKFKGYIHAARDPTRGGLAATLNEWAQLTGNVIVIEEAKVPVLEEVKAITEITGLDPLNLASEGVGVLAVDSKVEDEVLETLKSLGFEPASIGYVVEPKSEKGIVIAKTAVGGAKILEMPTGDIVPRIC
- a CDS encoding mandelate racemase/muconate lactonizing enzyme family protein encodes the protein MKIQEIEPIVLTSKEKGGATWASTMILVRVTTSNGAVGYGEAVPTLRVISVYNAIKQVSKTFIGKEVEEVEKNYHEWYKQDFYLARSFESATAVSAIDIASWDILGKELGSPIYKLLGGKFRDKVLVYANGWYSDCVTPEDFANKAKEVVKMGYKGLKFDPFGQYYDWIDEKGLREAEERVKAVREAVGDEVYIMIEHHGRFNANSAIKIAHVLEKYNPLFMEEPVHHEDIEGYKKYRSSTKVTVALGERLISLKEAMFYIDNRLADVLQPDITNIGGVTIARKVVALAEANDVEIAFHNAFGSIQNAVSIQLSAVIPNLLILENFYDWFPQWKRDLVYNGTPVEDGYVKVPEKPGIGVDVNEKLLEELKAEPIPLEVGEEPVWVVKNTWRGY
- a CDS encoding PaREP1 family protein; amino-acid sequence: MSITISAEVYYEEAEELLSKGDLVQACEKYYKAAEEAIKLLVIENNLKEIIKEVENKGRWESESLFKASRLLRNKYPEIAIQWKNAWTLHVEGFHEISLNEKEVIKLKEDVRKLVVIATS
- a CDS encoding heavy metal translocating P-type ATPase, whose translation is MSKEEGEKLRIKKEEELKVVGMHCATCVSTVSKSIKSVKGVKDANVNLASGIARVEIENARLKDIVEAIKKAGYDVVTQKISFKVDINPEDARKIEEKVEEIKGVIKASVNPTNGYVIVEFNPYSITSDELAEEIYKKTGHKVTKVKSEVTNKSEVKEMLERLIIAWIFTIPTLYFQYSGLLFIAFLTSIPVQFYAGLRYHLGAYRALKNKTANMDTLVSLSTNVAWFYSVYALIVHQQVFFDVASLLISFILIGKTLEAYLKERISVQITSLKEVKATLADGRIVKASELKVGDEIIVKSGEVIPADGIVDEGSGEVNESIVNGESLPVKKKKGDAVIGGSTLISGYLKVYVTRAGERTYISQVVEAVNQAQTARLPIQNLVDKVASIFTPLIIGISAIVFVVWRFILGYSTEESLLFSVATLASACPCPFGLATPLAVLTSVNRLAKKGIIVRNGESLETLKKVDTFIFDKTGTITEGKISVRAEGDKDAISYASALEKMSNHTVAKAISSISNGSFEVKDFTEFPGSGVYGKVNGHDVIVGKREFVLQNCEGEGKGDVLVCVDGKVSASFYLEDKIREDAVKVIEHLKRMGKRIIIATGDTSENAEKVGKELGVEVIKGLSADEKAELVKSEVNKGRIVAFIGDGVNDAIALKEANVGIAISSGTDIAKYAGDIIIPKVGDLLTLLEYSKLTVRKIKENLAWAFGYNSILVPIAAGILYPTLYLPPEYAALAMSMDSVAVSLWSLVKI
- a CDS encoding TRASH domain-containing protein, giving the protein MTYVNYETNEVKLGDLEYRVLQLLKENSRIPVSEIAKKLKVSRSTVSRIITSLQEKGIKFTVEYNEGVTAFVVTSKCPQNAECFELIDGNIMAVIHARDLNELEEELKKINDEKKYLFLSHKKVGKINVRVEMRCDYCGGVIRGSPLILKKGRKTYYACCKACLDGLKNKLK
- a CDS encoding YHS domain-containing protein, whose product is MMIDPVCGMEVDENSKYKTMYKGKVYYFCSPHCMKAFQKDPEKYLKEGPKGMPNE
- a CDS encoding HypC/HybG/HupF family hydrogenase formation chaperone, whose product is MCWAVPAKVVAIDSDVIAEVDLGGGTIKKVAIGVDNLKPGDYVMVHAGVIIEKLSKEGVIENLKFIAEEIQRTEEIMGKSEEEAKKAADEFFKEAMKILES
- the hypD gene encoding hydrogenase formation protein HypD yields the protein MELPKQIDALFRENSELAKSITEQIHKLAPIVSKEIDREKIKIMNFCGSHEWVTTHYGLRALMPETVELIPGPGCPVCVTPSSDIENVIKLAMEGYTVYTFGDVFKLPTVKHYKKDEVGSLAAARALGADVRIVYSFVDAIEDAKKSGKPSVFFGIGFETTTPSYAVLFEKEKVPKNLLFYSSLKLTAPAAEFAVRLHKSKGLVPVSGVIGPGHVSSIIGAISWDFFPREYKIPAVVTGFEPIDVLAGVLKILQDLHSGEITYTNLEYKRVVKYQGNVFAQVEINKVFKPVDAIWRGIGSIPKSGLDLREEYSMYNAREQLGIKEKPWDYDLPPGCRCNEVTLGIAYPTDCPMFMKACTPARPWGPCMVSMEGACAVWARFGSTERITKIVSEVK
- a CDS encoding hydrogenase maturation protease, with translation MAVKIIGLGNRLYGDDAVGSLTAACMEELGLPAFDAGANGFQALSAIENGDIVFFIDIVQMDEEEGIFKVNLDEADFVEITDPHRLTPLQVLSLSARANNRPKEAYIVGIKPEYIDWPGISDAVIKRLEKVLQKFKKFISTYGIEVDVDKVIQCVKSKSKEPW